One Ignavibacteria bacterium DNA segment encodes these proteins:
- a CDS encoding DUF4160 domain-containing protein yields MPEICRFYGIIIKMYFNDHQPPHFHAEYGKHKIEVTIETLEVRNFGKFPKRALSMVL; encoded by the coding sequence ATGCCAGAAATTTGCCGATTTTATGGAATAATCATTAAAATGTATTTTAATGATCATCAGCCACCACATTTTCATGCTGAATATGGAAAACATAAAATTGAAGTAACAATTGAAACACTTGAAGTTAGAAATTTTGGAAAATTTCCTAAAAGAGCCCTTTCCATGGTGCTTTAA
- a CDS encoding DUF2442 domain-containing protein gives MIKVKNVTPLSEKKIYILFSDGTEKIIDIKPFIKRNNISSKLMNDNYFRKVFVEDGGGIAWPNGFDFCPVYLYENEFNLK, from the coding sequence ATGATTAAAGTAAAAAACGTGACGCCTCTTTCGGAGAAAAAAATTTATATATTATTTTCAGATGGCACAGAAAAGATAATTGATATAAAACCATTTATTAAAAGAAATAACATTTCATCAAAACTTATGAATGATAATTATTTTAGAAAGGTGTTTGTTGAAGATGGTGGTGGAATCGCATGGCCAAATGGTTTTGATTTTTGTCCAGTTTATTTATACGAGAATGAATTCAACTTAAAATGA
- a CDS encoding type II toxin-antitoxin system mRNA interferase toxin, RelE/StbE family — protein sequence MNKIILTPSFKKAYKKFVKRFPFLKIKIDESIRLLEANIYDPKLQTHKLSGELFGSLACSCGYDCRIVFYFDGLQESKDGKIILITIGTHDEVY from the coding sequence ATGAATAAAATAATACTAACTCCCTCTTTTAAAAAAGCTTATAAGAAATTTGTTAAAAGATTTCCATTTCTTAAAATTAAAATTGATGAAAGCATAAGATTATTAGAAGCGAATATTTATGACCCCAAACTTCAGACACATAAGTTATCTGGTGAATTATTCGGGTCCCTTGCATGCAGTTGTGGTTATGATTGCAGAATAGTTTTTTATTTTGATGGATTACAGGAATCTAAAGACGGGAAAATAATATTAATAACAATTGGT